A portion of the Polaribacter cellanae genome contains these proteins:
- a CDS encoding beta-N-acetylhexosaminidase, which translates to MKKFILLIILGVFHQFIFSQNNLSEKYNLMPWPQEIVENGQQFLITSNFTIGIDNLKNRKIVKATTRFLRRLSNRTGIFIEKGFAVNATEVTKPAVLIKYQRVGKLELHEDESYQLSIKNNQITINAITDTGAIRGLETLLQLTSHNKTNYFFEGVSIKDAPRFPWRGLMIDVARHYEPVGVLKRNLDAMASVKLNVFHWHLTDDQGFRVEVKSRPKLHELGSDGQYYTQNQIKEVVAYAADLGIRVVPEFDIPGHATSWLTAYPEIGSKDTIYSIERYAGIFDPTLDPTNPKTYEILDDVFSEIAPLFPDTYFHIGGDENEGKHWDENKKIQTFKKQHNLKTNHDLQNYFNIKVQKILKKNKKVMMGWDEILQPTLPKDVVIHSWRGKEAMLKAAKQGYKTILSKGYYIDLLKSVDHHYTNEPIKEDNDLTEVQLKNILGGEATMWSELVTPLTIDSRIWPRTAAIAERFWSHRNVKDLESMHRRLAVINNRLEELGITHIRNKSVILRNISNYQNTEALFNLTKICEPLKAYQRNKGGKEYKSYSPFTQFVDACNVDAVDVKPFNNAVDAFLINGTEKTKIISFFEKWIANNTAFQKINNTPTLATLEPLSRNLAKLSSLLLDGVVSGKLSKGNYDKAQKLIQELDKPVADTELAIISGLKKLVLNYKK; encoded by the coding sequence ATGAAAAAATTTATATTACTTATTATCCTTGGTGTATTCCATCAATTTATATTCTCTCAAAATAATTTATCAGAAAAATATAATTTAATGCCTTGGCCACAAGAAATTGTAGAAAATGGGCAGCAATTTTTAATTACAAGTAATTTTACAATAGGTATAGACAATCTTAAAAACAGAAAGATAGTAAAAGCAACTACCCGTTTTTTAAGAAGACTGTCTAACAGAACAGGTATTTTTATAGAAAAAGGATTTGCAGTAAATGCAACTGAAGTTACAAAACCTGCTGTGTTGATAAAATACCAGCGTGTTGGAAAATTAGAATTACACGAAGATGAATCTTACCAACTTTCTATAAAAAACAATCAAATAACTATTAATGCAATTACAGATACTGGCGCTATTAGAGGTTTAGAAACCTTGTTACAATTAACATCACATAACAAAACCAATTACTTTTTTGAAGGAGTTTCTATAAAAGATGCACCAAGATTTCCTTGGCGAGGTTTAATGATTGATGTTGCTCGACATTACGAACCAGTTGGTGTTTTAAAAAGAAATTTAGATGCAATGGCTTCTGTAAAACTAAACGTTTTTCATTGGCATTTAACAGACGACCAAGGTTTTAGAGTAGAAGTAAAATCGAGACCCAAATTACATGAATTGGGTTCAGATGGGCAATATTATACGCAAAACCAAATTAAAGAAGTGGTAGCATATGCTGCAGACTTAGGCATTAGAGTTGTTCCAGAATTTGATATCCCTGGTCATGCAACATCTTGGTTAACAGCGTATCCAGAAATAGGAAGTAAAGACACCATTTATTCCATTGAACGTTACGCAGGTATTTTCGACCCAACTTTAGATCCTACCAATCCTAAAACATACGAAATTTTAGATGATGTTTTTTCCGAAATTGCACCACTTTTTCCAGATACATATTTCCACATTGGAGGAGATGAAAATGAAGGAAAACATTGGGATGAAAACAAGAAGATACAAACATTTAAGAAACAACACAATTTAAAAACAAATCATGATTTGCAGAATTACTTTAATATTAAAGTTCAAAAAATTCTAAAGAAAAATAAAAAAGTAATGATGGGTTGGGATGAAATTTTACAACCAACCTTACCTAAAGATGTGGTAATTCATTCTTGGAGAGGTAAAGAAGCTATGTTAAAAGCAGCCAAACAAGGCTATAAAACTATTTTGTCTAAAGGATATTATATCGATTTATTAAAATCGGTAGACCATCATTACACAAACGAACCAATAAAAGAAGATAATGATTTAACAGAAGTACAATTAAAAAACATTCTTGGAGGTGAGGCAACAATGTGGTCGGAACTGGTAACTCCACTAACAATAGATTCTAGAATTTGGCCAAGAACTGCAGCCATTGCAGAACGTTTCTGGTCACATAGAAATGTTAAAGATTTAGAAAGTATGCACAGAAGATTGGCAGTAATTAATAATAGGTTAGAAGAATTAGGCATTACACATATTAGAAATAAAAGTGTTATTTTAAGAAATATAAGTAATTATCAAAACACAGAAGCGTTGTTCAACCTCACAAAAATTTGCGAACCATTAAAGGCATACCAGAGAAATAAAGGAGGCAAAGAATACAAATCGTACTCACCATTTACGCAGTTTGTAGATGCCTGTAATGTAGATGCTGTAGATGTAAAACCTTTTAATAATGCTGTAGATGCTTTTTTAATAAATGGCACCGAAAAAACAAAAATTATTTCTTTTTTCGAAAAATGGATTGCCAATAACACTGCATTTCAAAAAATAAACAATACACCAACACTCGCTACTTTAGAACCACTTTCTAGAAATTTAGCAAAACTTTCTTCGTTGTTATTAGATGGTGTTGTTTCGGGGAAGTTATCAAAAGGAAATTACGACAAAGCCCAGAAATTAATACAAGAACTAGATAAACCAGTTGCAGATACAGAATTGGCGATTATTTCTGGATTAAAAAAACTAGTATTAAACTATAAAAAATAA
- a CDS encoding GLPGLI family protein, which produces MLFTLPQLLLSQVRKSGHITYVASLDISSLGNYLVKAPKAHKSQINETLNNNKNIKYILTFNSVSSSFSKEAKMKKDTKKGGINITELKAGSGVYFFDKIKKENLLQKNSFGENFLILIPESKWKITREKKMIGKYLCYKAITEKTIEGRKGVKK; this is translated from the coding sequence ATACTATTTACCTTGCCACAACTTTTACTATCTCAAGTTAGAAAAAGTGGACATATTACCTATGTAGCTTCTTTAGATATAAGTAGTTTGGGAAATTATTTAGTGAAAGCACCTAAGGCTCACAAAAGTCAAATAAACGAAACATTAAATAATAACAAAAATATAAAGTACATTCTAACCTTTAATAGCGTAAGTTCTTCTTTTTCTAAAGAAGCCAAAATGAAAAAAGACACTAAAAAAGGGGGTATAAATATTACGGAATTAAAAGCGGGTAGCGGAGTTTATTTTTTTGATAAGATAAAAAAAGAAAACTTACTTCAGAAGAATTCATTTGGAGAAAACTTTTTAATTTTAATACCTGAAAGTAAATGGAAAATTACTAGAGAAAAAAAAATGATTGGTAAGTATTTATGTTATAAAGCAATAACAGAGAAAACTATTGAAGGAAGAAAAGGAGTAAAAAAATAA
- a CDS encoding SMP-30/gluconolactonase/LRE family protein — MKKTFLKTLPLLLLGIFYSCKEEQLSNKSTDFTKEFLFTKGIEGPAVDRKGNLYAVNFQKEGTIGKVDKQGKASLFIELPKNSIGNGIRFDKNDNMFIADYVNHTILQVRKDENRVRIYASDSTMNQPNDLAIAPNGNLYASDPNWSNNTGNLWLIKDEKITLLEKDMGTTNGVEVSPNGKKLYVNESVQRNIWVFDINSDGTVTNKKLFKKFTDFGMDGMRCDTQGNLYVCRYGKGTVVMLSPEGKMLREIKLKGKNVTNIAFGGKDKKQCFVTVSDRGCFETFFAKFPGRSF, encoded by the coding sequence TTGAAGAAAACCTTTCTAAAAACACTCCCATTATTACTTTTAGGGATTTTTTACTCCTGTAAAGAAGAACAACTAAGCAATAAAAGCACCGATTTTACAAAAGAATTTCTTTTTACAAAAGGCATTGAAGGACCTGCTGTAGATCGTAAAGGAAATTTATATGCTGTTAATTTTCAAAAAGAAGGAACTATTGGTAAAGTAGATAAACAGGGAAAAGCATCCTTATTTATAGAACTTCCAAAAAATAGTATTGGAAATGGAATTCGTTTCGATAAGAACGACAATATGTTTATTGCAGATTATGTGAATCATACTATCTTACAAGTAAGAAAAGATGAAAATCGTGTTCGCATTTATGCTTCAGATTCTACAATGAATCAACCGAACGATTTAGCGATTGCTCCCAATGGAAACTTATATGCAAGCGACCCAAACTGGTCTAACAATACAGGTAATTTATGGTTGATAAAAGACGAAAAAATTACTTTATTGGAAAAAGATATGGGAACAACCAATGGTGTTGAGGTAAGTCCAAATGGAAAAAAATTATACGTAAACGAATCTGTGCAACGCAATATTTGGGTGTTTGATATCAATTCAGATGGAACAGTAACAAATAAGAAACTATTTAAAAAGTTTACTGACTTTGGAATGGATGGAATGCGATGTGATACCCAAGGAAACCTATATGTTTGTAGATATGGAAAAGGAACAGTAGTAATGCTTTCTCCAGAAGGAAAAATGTTAAGAGAAATTAAATTAAAAGGAAAAAACGTAACCAATATTGCATTTGGAGGAAAAGATAAAAAACAATGTTTTGTAACCGTTTCAGATAGAGGTTGTTTCGAAACTTTCTTTGCTAAATTTCCAGGAAGAAGTTTTTAG
- a CDS encoding tyrosine-type recombinase/integrase: protein MGKIKFNVIGKKKPANMNVRFYHGKEIDCNAMSHILIDPNIWSNKLQNLKPSADKKIKNHYREKIDGLKNHIIMKFNDDFAAGNSINSKWLNNSINDFYGRNNKEESLLFVDYIKEYIQKSKTRINQSSGQLISKKTIAKYQNILNKITDFEESLNHKFGIINIDLEFHEKFTTYLKVEKKYSNTYIQRSIRQLKSFLSEAKSDGHNVSLEVDNKKFSFKKDDAIDTYLNETEIKNIFCLDLLENEKLDNIRDLFIIGLRTGLRISDLKRINDFHFGKNVILISGTEKTNSKVEIPIHPQVKEIIEKREGKLPRVVSDQKFNLYVKDLCALAKIDQKIMGKLMNPKTNRKELGYYPKYKLISSHTCRRSFATNLYGKIDDKTIMAITTHKSHKQFLDYVKTTQKEYVEKLAEFWENEI from the coding sequence ATGGGGAAAATTAAATTTAATGTAATTGGAAAAAAGAAACCTGCTAATATGAATGTCAGGTTTTATCATGGTAAAGAAATTGATTGTAATGCAATGTCTCATATTTTAATTGACCCTAATATTTGGAGTAACAAGCTACAAAATTTAAAACCGAGTGCTGATAAAAAAATAAAAAATCATTACAGAGAAAAAATAGATGGTTTAAAAAATCATATCATCATGAAATTTAATGATGATTTTGCAGCAGGAAACTCTATTAATTCAAAGTGGCTTAATAATTCTATCAATGATTTCTATGGAAGAAACAATAAGGAAGAATCACTTTTATTTGTTGATTACATTAAAGAATATATTCAAAAATCTAAAACAAGAATTAATCAAAGTTCTGGTCAACTCATATCAAAGAAAACCATTGCTAAATATCAGAATATATTGAATAAGATAACTGATTTTGAGGAATCTCTTAATCATAAATTTGGCATTATAAATATAGACCTTGAATTTCACGAAAAATTCACGACTTATCTAAAAGTTGAAAAAAAATATTCAAACACTTATATTCAGAGGTCTATTAGGCAATTAAAAAGTTTTTTATCCGAAGCCAAATCAGATGGACATAATGTGAGTTTAGAAGTTGATAATAAAAAATTCTCTTTTAAGAAAGATGATGCTATTGATACTTATTTAAATGAAACAGAAATAAAAAATATTTTTTGCCTTGATTTGTTAGAAAATGAAAAATTAGATAACATTAGAGATTTATTTATAATTGGATTGAGAACAGGTTTAAGAATTAGTGATTTGAAAAGAATAAATGATTTCCATTTTGGTAAAAATGTCATTTTAATATCTGGTACAGAAAAAACAAACTCTAAAGTAGAAATTCCTATTCACCCGCAAGTGAAAGAAATCATAGAAAAAAGAGAAGGCAAATTACCAAGGGTCGTGAGTGATCAAAAATTCAATTTGTATGTAAAAGATCTATGTGCTTTAGCTAAAATAGATCAAAAAATTATGGGTAAATTAATGAACCCTAAAACTAATAGAAAAGAACTTGGTTACTATCCAAAATATAAATTAATCAGTTCTCACACTTGTAGGAGGAGTTTTGCTACAAATCTGTATGGAAAAATCGATGATAAAACTATTATGGCTATTACAACTCATAAAAGTCACAAACAGTTTTTAGATTATGTAAAAACAACACAAAAAGAGTATGTTGAAAAACTTGCTGAATTTTGGGAGAATGAAATTTGA
- a CDS encoding aminopeptidase P family protein gives MKYNPIDSKLFIENRKNFASKMKPKSIAVFNSNDIYPISADSTMPFEQHRDIFYLSGVDQEESVLMLFPDCPNENLREVLFVTETNDHIAVWEGEKLTKEAAFKTSGIKNVFWLQDLEKVLFEMSTYADTFYINTNEHYRANVATETREDRFTKWLLAKYPAHSVAKSNPILQRLRAVKDKIELDLMQHACNITEKGFRRILNFIKPGVWEYEIEAELLHEFIRNKSKGFAYTPIIASGNNANVLHYIENNKQCKAGDLILFDTAAEYANYSSDLSRTVPVSGRFSDRQKAVYNAVNHVKKEATKLLVPGTLWKEYHIEVGDIMTAELIKLGLLDKADVQNEDKNWPAYKKYFMHGTSHHIGLDTHDYGLLHEPMQANNVFTVEPGIYIPKEGFGIRLEDDVVIQEKGSPFNLMGNIPIEADEIEELMNS, from the coding sequence ATGAAATACAATCCAATAGACTCTAAATTATTTATAGAAAACCGTAAAAATTTTGCTTCAAAAATGAAGCCAAAAAGTATTGCAGTTTTTAATTCTAATGATATTTATCCAATAAGCGCAGATAGTACAATGCCTTTCGAACAACATAGAGATATTTTCTATTTATCTGGCGTAGATCAAGAAGAAAGTGTTTTAATGTTGTTTCCAGATTGCCCAAATGAAAACTTACGCGAAGTTTTATTTGTTACCGAAACAAACGATCATATTGCAGTTTGGGAAGGAGAAAAATTAACCAAAGAAGCGGCTTTTAAAACAAGTGGCATTAAAAATGTTTTTTGGTTGCAAGATTTAGAAAAAGTATTGTTTGAAATGTCTACCTATGCAGATACTTTTTACATAAACACCAACGAACATTATAGAGCAAACGTTGCTACAGAAACTCGCGAAGATCGTTTTACAAAATGGTTGTTGGCAAAATATCCTGCACATTCTGTAGCAAAAAGCAATCCTATTTTGCAACGTTTACGTGCTGTAAAAGACAAAATTGAGTTGGATTTAATGCAACATGCCTGTAATATTACTGAAAAAGGGTTTCGCAGAATTTTAAACTTTATAAAACCTGGAGTTTGGGAATATGAAATTGAAGCAGAATTGTTACACGAATTTATTAGAAACAAATCTAAAGGTTTTGCATACACACCAATTATTGCGTCAGGAAATAATGCCAATGTTTTGCATTATATCGAAAATAATAAACAATGCAAAGCTGGTGATTTAATTTTATTTGATACTGCTGCAGAATATGCAAATTACTCAAGTGACTTGTCGAGAACTGTGCCTGTTTCTGGTCGTTTTTCTGATAGACAAAAAGCAGTATATAATGCTGTAAACCACGTTAAAAAAGAAGCAACAAAATTATTAGTTCCTGGAACCCTTTGGAAAGAATATCATATTGAAGTAGGTGATATTATGACAGCTGAATTGATAAAATTAGGTTTATTAGACAAAGCTGATGTACAAAATGAAGACAAAAATTGGCCTGCCTATAAAAAATACTTTATGCATGGAACAAGCCATCATATTGGTCTAGATACACACGATTATGGACTTTTACACGAACCTATGCAAGCAAATAATGTATTTACTGTAGAACCAGGTATTTACATTCCTAAAGAAGGTTTTGGCATTCGTTTAGAAGACGATGTTGTAATTCAAGAAAAAGGATCACCTTTTAATTTAATGGGGAATATTCCTATTGAAGCAGATGAAATTGAAGAGCTTATGAATTCTTAA
- a CDS encoding cupin domain-containing protein: MITASISNNITHKKDKPAITLLMETNTTKEIRIAMLKGQEMKDHAAPNPIVVEIFEGEIIFGVDNKEFQLKKGDLIALNANEVHNLICIENAIIRLTIAKTDSVNRVNKVVS; the protein is encoded by the coding sequence ATGATTACAGCATCCATCTCAAACAACATAACCCATAAGAAAGATAAGCCAGCAATAACGCTACTTATGGAAACAAACACTACAAAAGAAATTAGAATTGCAATGCTTAAAGGTCAAGAAATGAAAGATCATGCTGCACCAAACCCAATTGTGGTAGAAATTTTCGAAGGCGAGATTATTTTTGGTGTAGATAATAAAGAATTTCAACTTAAAAAAGGAGATTTAATAGCATTAAATGCAAACGAAGTGCACAATTTAATTTGTATTGAAAATGCAATTATTAGACTTACCATCGCAAAAACAGATTCCGTAAATAGAGTAAATAAAGTAGTTTCTTAA
- a CDS encoding nitric-oxide reductase large subunit, with the protein MKKIWLAFISVIVLSFAVLIWVGTEVYQKQPPIPKKVIVKDTNEVFYTIEDIQIGQNVWESIGGMEVGSIWGHGSYVAPDWSADWIHREAVFMLEYWANKDFNTAYKNLNVEQKAALKARLIKDIKTNTYNSSTKTIVISKERAFAINNNIKHFTGVFSKGNERYAIPEGALKNKEKLKQLNAFFFWTSWAASTNRPEKDYTYTSNWPHEPLIDNNITDGSIIWSGLSIVLLLLFIGVLTYYYLRNHEKGESLTKPDSDPLTNMKLVRSQKAVLKYFVVISLLIGLQIVLGIITVHYTVEGQAFFGFDLAQYLPYSVSRTWHTQLAVFWIAATWLATGLFLAPMISKKEMKYQVFGINFLFVALLVIVLGSMLGEWLGVHQFLDVTTNFFFGHQGYEYMDLGRFWQIFLGIGLVLWVVMVSRHILYAIRKNDESKHLLIILLISVMAIGMFFFSGLMYGENSSLPVINYWRWWLVHLWVEGFFEVFATVVIAFIFSRMKIISPKTAGRVSIASASIFLAGGIIGTLHHLYYSGTPIQAIALGATFSALEVVPLTLMGFEIRENWNLLKSKEWIQKYKWPIFFFISVAFWNFLGAGVFGFLINPPIALYYIQGLNTTAVHAHTALFGVYGMLGMGFIIICLRFYSNRVWNSKKLKRAFWLLNIGLVAMVVLSLLPIGIIQAYTSITEGYSFARESNLLYSPTIQTLKWMRMIGDIIFSIGIFYFCWFTIDETIYNFKRKK; encoded by the coding sequence ATGAAAAAAATTTGGCTCGCTTTTATAAGCGTAATTGTACTCTCTTTTGCAGTATTAATTTGGGTAGGAACGGAAGTATACCAAAAACAACCTCCAATTCCTAAAAAAGTTATTGTAAAAGATACGAACGAAGTTTTCTATACCATAGAAGATATACAAATAGGACAAAATGTTTGGGAATCTATTGGAGGCATGGAAGTTGGCTCTATTTGGGGGCATGGAAGTTATGTTGCCCCAGATTGGAGTGCAGACTGGATTCACAGAGAAGCCGTTTTTATGCTAGAATATTGGGCAAATAAAGACTTTAATACTGCTTACAAAAATTTAAATGTAGAACAAAAAGCAGCTTTAAAAGCTCGTTTGATAAAAGACATTAAAACAAATACATACAACTCATCAACAAAAACAATTGTAATTTCTAAAGAAAGAGCATTCGCAATTAACAATAATATTAAACATTTTACAGGTGTTTTTTCTAAAGGAAATGAAAGATATGCAATTCCAGAAGGTGCTCTAAAAAACAAAGAAAAATTGAAGCAATTAAATGCTTTTTTCTTTTGGACTTCTTGGGCAGCAAGTACAAACAGACCAGAAAAAGATTATACTTACACATCTAACTGGCCACACGAACCGCTAATTGATAACAATATTACAGATGGTTCTATAATTTGGTCTGGGTTATCCATTGTGCTATTATTGCTTTTTATTGGAGTTTTAACTTATTACTACTTAAGAAATCATGAAAAAGGTGAATCTCTAACAAAACCAGATTCAGACCCTTTAACAAACATGAAATTAGTGAGGTCCCAAAAAGCAGTTCTAAAATATTTTGTGGTAATTTCTTTACTAATTGGATTGCAAATAGTTTTAGGAATTATAACTGTACATTATACAGTAGAAGGGCAAGCCTTTTTTGGTTTCGATTTAGCACAATATTTACCTTATTCCGTTAGTAGAACTTGGCACACACAATTGGCGGTGTTTTGGATTGCTGCAACCTGGTTAGCTACAGGACTCTTTTTAGCGCCAATGATTTCTAAAAAAGAAATGAAATATCAAGTATTTGGAATCAACTTTTTGTTTGTTGCGTTGTTAGTTATTGTACTTGGTTCTATGTTGGGCGAATGGTTAGGAGTGCATCAATTTTTAGATGTAACCACAAACTTTTTCTTCGGACATCAAGGGTACGAATACATGGATCTAGGAAGATTCTGGCAAATATTTTTGGGAATAGGACTAGTTTTATGGGTTGTTATGGTTAGCAGACATATTTTATATGCGATTCGAAAAAATGATGAATCGAAACATTTATTAATTATTTTATTAATTTCTGTAATGGCAATTGGTATGTTTTTCTTCTCTGGTTTAATGTATGGAGAAAACAGTAGTTTACCAGTAATAAATTACTGGAGATGGTGGTTGGTACATTTATGGGTAGAAGGTTTCTTCGAAGTTTTTGCAACAGTAGTTATCGCTTTTATTTTCTCAAGAATGAAAATAATTTCTCCAAAAACAGCTGGTAGAGTTTCCATTGCTTCTGCTTCTATTTTTTTAGCGGGCGGAATTATTGGTACTTTGCATCATTTATATTATTCTGGAACTCCAATTCAAGCAATTGCTTTAGGAGCAACTTTTAGTGCTTTAGAAGTGGTTCCATTAACTTTAATGGGTTTTGAAATTAGAGAAAACTGGAATCTTTTAAAGAGTAAAGAATGGATTCAGAAATACAAATGGCCAATATTCTTCTTTATTTCTGTTGCTTTTTGGAACTTCTTAGGTGCTGGTGTTTTCGGTTTTTTAATTAATCCGCCAATTGCATTGTACTATATTCAAGGTTTAAATACCACTGCTGTTCATGCGCATACTGCTTTATTTGGTGTGTATGGAATGTTAGGAATGGGCTTTATTATTATCTGTTTGCGTTTTTATTCTAACAGAGTTTGGAATAGTAAAAAGCTAAAAAGAGCTTTTTGGTTGCTAAATATTGGTTTAGTGGCGATGGTAGTTTTAAGTTTACTGCCAATAGGAATTATACAGGCATATACTTCAATTACGGAAGGATATTCTTTTGCAAGAGAATCGAATTTATTATACTCGCCAACAATACAAACCTTAAAATGGATGAGAATGATTGGTGATATTATTTTCTCTATTGGTATTTTTTACTTCTGTTGGTTTACAATTGATGAAACAATTTATAACTTCAAAAGAAAAAAATAA
- a CDS encoding RrF2 family transcriptional regulator → MFSKTCEYGLRAVIFIAQHAKADKKVSITAISNAIDSPQAFTAKILQQLTKHKIVQSVKGPYGGFYINDTNLKTTVLSNVVQVLDGDTIYTSCGLGLHECNDQKPCPLHFKFVEIRENLRKMLESTTLLELSSDKNIADYYLKT, encoded by the coding sequence ATGTTTTCCAAAACGTGCGAATATGGTTTAAGAGCCGTAATTTTTATTGCTCAACATGCAAAGGCTGATAAAAAAGTGAGCATTACTGCCATTTCTAATGCGATAGATTCTCCACAAGCTTTTACTGCCAAAATTTTACAACAACTTACAAAACACAAAATAGTGCAATCTGTAAAAGGTCCTTATGGTGGTTTTTATATTAATGATACCAATTTAAAAACAACAGTATTAAGTAATGTTGTTCAGGTTTTAGATGGCGATACTATTTACACAAGTTGTGGTTTGGGATTGCACGAATGTAACGACCAAAAACCTTGTCCACTACATTTTAAATTTGTAGAAATTAGAGAAAATTTAAGAAAAATGTTAGAAAGTACCACCTTATTAGAACTTTCTTCTGATAAAAATATTGCAGATTATTATTTGAAAACGTAA
- a CDS encoding IS982 family transposase gives MISIDKITTIFCDIDDFCQVFEPALQKRTISGGKKKRNRSFKMSTSEILTITVLFHTSNIRTFKHFYLFYVQKHLTDEFPETVSYNRFVELMQSNMLPLIVFMKTCCLGKCTGISFIDSTPLRVCDKKRIKNNKVFKGIATTGKSTMGWFHGFKLHLLVNDKGDILNFIITQANVDDRTPIKEDNFLKKIVGSLYADKGYISKEITQLLFEDGLHLVTGIKNNMKNVLMTMRDKILLRKRSIIETINDQLKNIAQAEHSRHRSFSNFITNLVASLIAYSFQEKKPSIKFETESTAQLALFC, from the coding sequence ATGATTTCTATAGATAAAATTACTACAATTTTTTGTGATATTGACGATTTTTGTCAAGTTTTTGAGCCTGCTTTACAAAAAAGAACGATTTCAGGCGGAAAAAAGAAAAGAAATCGTTCTTTTAAAATGTCCACAAGTGAAATATTAACCATAACTGTTCTTTTTCACACAAGTAATATTAGAACATTCAAACATTTTTACCTTTTCTATGTTCAAAAGCATTTAACTGATGAATTCCCTGAGACAGTTTCTTATAATCGTTTTGTTGAGCTAATGCAAAGCAATATGCTTCCTTTGATAGTGTTTATGAAAACCTGTTGTTTGGGTAAATGTACAGGGATATCCTTTATAGATTCAACTCCTTTGAGAGTGTGTGACAAAAAGAGAATTAAAAATAATAAAGTCTTTAAAGGAATTGCGACTACTGGAAAGTCTACCATGGGATGGTTCCATGGTTTTAAATTACATCTATTAGTAAATGATAAAGGTGATATTCTGAACTTTATCATCACCCAAGCCAATGTAGACGATAGAACACCAATCAAAGAAGACAATTTTTTAAAAAAAATTGTAGGAAGTTTATACGCAGATAAAGGGTATATTTCAAAAGAAATCACTCAATTACTTTTTGAAGACGGACTGCATTTAGTTACTGGAATTAAAAATAATATGAAAAATGTACTAATGACAATGCGTGACAAAATTTTACTGCGTAAAAGATCAATTATAGAAACAATTAATGACCAACTTAAAAATATCGCCCAAGCTGAACATTCTAGACATAGAAGTTTTAGTAATTTTATCACAAATTTAGTAGCTAGCCTTATTGCTTATTCTTTTCAAGAAAAGAAACCATCTATTAAATTTGAAACAGAAAGTACAGCACAATTAGCTCTTTTTTGCTAA
- a CDS encoding helix-turn-helix domain-containing protein: MENSFGETIRKLREKNNLLLREVSAKLEIDASILSKIENNNRVAKKELVKKFSKLYKVDYNELLIIWFSDKIVSELKDENNIEKILRIAEQKIKNEKE; encoded by the coding sequence ATGGAAAATAGCTTCGGAGAAACAATACGCAAATTGAGAGAAAAAAATAATCTTCTTTTAAGAGAGGTTTCCGCAAAATTGGAAATTGATGCTTCTATTTTAAGTAAAATCGAAAACAACAATAGAGTAGCTAAAAAAGAACTTGTTAAAAAGTTCTCTAAACTATATAAGGTAGATTACAACGAACTATTAATAATATGGTTTTCGGACAAAATAGTAAGTGAGTTAAAAGACGAAAATAATATTGAGAAAATTTTAAGAATAGCAGAGCAAAAAATAAAAAATGAGAAAGAATAA
- the tnpA gene encoding IS200/IS605 family transposase, protein MSKYKKLSHVVYKCDYHIVWVPKYRFRILKGAIKELVERDIRMLCEWKHCEVGELTVQEDHIHLLVSVPPKVSISKLMGTLKGKIAIKLFKSYPKLKKKPYWGNHFWARGYFVSTVGLDEEMIKRYVKYQEKEEKRVEDQQQKFDF, encoded by the coding sequence ATGAGCAAATATAAGAAACTTAGCCATGTAGTTTATAAATGCGACTACCATATTGTATGGGTTCCAAAATATCGTTTTCGGATTTTGAAGGGAGCGATAAAGGAACTTGTCGAGCGAGATATAAGAATGCTCTGTGAATGGAAGCATTGCGAGGTCGGGGAGCTTACTGTTCAGGAGGATCATATCCACTTGTTGGTTTCGGTTCCTCCCAAAGTTTCTATCTCGAAGTTGATGGGCACATTGAAAGGAAAGATTGCTATAAAACTGTTCAAGAGTTATCCCAAACTGAAAAAGAAGCCCTATTGGGGCAATCACTTTTGGGCTCGCGGGTATTTTGTGAGTACGGTTGGATTGGACGAAGAAATGATAAAAAGATATGTCAAATACCAAGAAAAAGAAGAAAAGCGGGTTGAGGATCAGCAACAAAAGTTTGATTTTTGA